The following are encoded together in the Anopheles nili chromosome 3, idAnoNiliSN_F5_01, whole genome shotgun sequence genome:
- the LOC128723361 gene encoding uncharacterized protein LOC128723361, whose product MASSTRRKVAVKLRISVAFVMIFGAQLKGSVRASEDESPSISYINREALGKKILPNFASVHLGESVPEQYRAAANGFDRLWKEHVTGIKEYDIVKDVPFTLIVPDKIDETVFESNEPKIREFLLEHVVPGALVEVKDQNTYINLNQRPVHVNLSCFDMLMAYEINQSAKVLTKRNITENLSLVFIIGNLTESDNQSSSANKFNKRNIQENNRYNEPQRLEMKNTTKELAANKENRIGQHLMNFLTGMKSGTKVFQHFLSNSNLSQLMDDSSYMVFIPSDTAFQRWHPIDWGFYPFSVQEFTETVLRNHFVRAKQPLRMAELRATHTEQRFKTLGGEYIVLTNKPSPNVNNVSILSDYTLSNGIEVFILSEVLFVSEAVVSRLHQMHKDKETPPLLAFPWFGAQFLSHSFLALERDTRFTQITRFLNTAEIAQFISGSNYTFFVPTDDAFERYSFDLLPDNVLASEKGIKMLLNHFIRGRLYDRDLKDGELIDTIGGMPVKIQRSFENNVLVNSARIVESEVFVYNLGTMFYVDDVLYPDLLKDEVKTIMDMKNVDRNVPDSISGNDAYTTEQTPPITDRSSSTTFRSLYGLLTTNADVELVPLEVTETSKPNSNEDSSQLQDDEIITPKALPLKFFYDPKK is encoded by the exons ATGGCTAGCAGTACCAGACGAAAAGTCGCCGTTAAGTTGCGTATTTCCGTGGCATTTGTGATGATATTTGGAGCTCAATTGAAAGGAAGTGTCAGGGCTAGTGAAGACGAATCACCGAGCATCAGTTACATCAATCGCGAAGctttgggaaagaaaatactGCCCAACTTTGCATCAGTTCACCTCGGCGAAAGCGTACCCGAACAGTATCGCGCAGCTGCAAATGGATTCGATCGGCTTTGGAAGGAGCATGTGACTGGAATCAAGGAATACGACATCGTCAAAG aCGTCCCATTTACATTGATAGTACCAGATAAAATAGACGAAACGGTTTTCGAGAGCAATGAGCCTAAAATACGCGAGTTTCTTCTTGAACACGTGGTACCAGGTGCACTGGTGGAGGTGAAAGATCAAAACACCTATATTAACCTTAATCAGCGTCCTGTCCATGTGAACTTATCTTGCTTTGATATGCTGATGGCATACGAAATCAACCAAAGCGCTAAAGTACTCACCAAACGCAATATTACAGAAAATCTTAGTCTTGTGTTCATCATTGGAAATCTCACTGAGTCGGACAACCAAAGTTCGTCGGCGAATAAGTTCAATAAACGAAATATTCAAGAAAACAATCG TTACAATGAGCCTCAAcgattggaaatgaaaaacaccaccaaagaACTTGCTGCCAATAAAGAGAATCGGATTGGACAACATTTGATGAACTTCCTGACCGGCATGAAATCGGGCACCAAAGTCTTCCAACATTTCCTTTCCAACTCTAACTTGAGCCAGTTGATGGACGATAGCTCGTACATGGTGTTTATACCGTCGGACACCGCTTTTCAACGGTGGCATCCTATCGACTGGGGATTTTATCCCTTTAGCGTGCAGGAGTTTACTGAAACAGTTCTGCGTAATCATTTTGTGCGTGCTAAGCAACCTCTACGTATGGCCGAGCTGCGTGCAACCCATACAGAGCAACGATTTAAAACGCTTGGTGGAGAGTATATCGTGCTTACGAATAAAC cttCGCCTAATGTGAACAATGTGAGCATTCTTTCCGATTACACACTTTCCAATGGCATCGAGGTATTTATTCTATCGGAAGTTCTATTCGTTTCGGAAGCAGTTGTATCTCGTTTGCACCAG atGCATAAGGATAAGGAAACACCTCCTTTGCTGGCTTTTCCATGGTTTGGCGCCCAATTTTTATCGCATTCATTTTTGGCTCTTGAACGAGATACACGGTTTACGCAAATTACTCGTTTTCTCAACACCGCAGAAATTGCACAATTCATCTCCGGATCAAATTACACTTTCTTTGTTCCCACCGATGATGCATTCGAACGATACAGCTTTGATTTGCTTCCAGACAACGTGCTCGCTTCCGAGaagggaataaaaatgttgCTGAACCATTTCATCCGTGGAAGACTGTACGATCGTGATCTAAAGGATGGGGAGCTAATCGACACGATCGGTGGAATGCCGGTAAAGATTCAACGATCGTTCGAAAACAACGTTCTCGTCAATAGTGCTCGTATTGTGGAGTCGGAAGTATTTGTCTATAACCTTGGAACTATGTTCTACGTTGACGATGTACTTTACCCAGATTTGCTAAAAGATGAAGTAAAAACGATCATGGACATGAAAAACGTGGACAGAAACGTGCCCGACAGTATCAGTGGCAACGATGCTTACACCACCGAACAAACCCCGCCAATAACGGATCGATCCTCTTCCACCACATTCCGGTCATTGTACGGTTTGCTTACCACGAATGCTGATGTTGAGCTCGTGCCGTTGGAAGT